A stretch of the Schistocerca serialis cubense isolate TAMUIC-IGC-003099 chromosome 2, iqSchSeri2.2, whole genome shotgun sequence genome encodes the following:
- the LOC126456334 gene encoding piggyBac transposable element-derived protein 3-like, with protein sequence MSKEQFLALRNNVHFVDTIKPPEEAKTNRLWKVQPVIDTVRRRCHSLPRSFNYYSIDEQMIHFTGRCKLKQYIKGKPRPVGLKNFIMTSASSIVLDLEIYQGATTLLGDKSLGLGPSVILRLTQTLPQGNFVYFDRYFSTIPLLVKLKEKEIEATGTIMVNRIKNVNLKEGRMKRGECHSYVRADEAVVITEWQDSQRVVIASTCAGIEPKCKVQRWCKQEGHYLDVDCPFVIEQYNANMGGIDIHDQQVECYRTWFTTRKWTFKCLLHFIDLSVANCWFLYREHCSENQTAKKNIMDLLKFRMSLAEALLSCQDRKRRAEEFETPLDDTLSTSTKVKVYKPHLKPGLDK encoded by the coding sequence ATGTCTAAAGAACAGTTCCTTGCACTCAGGAATAATGTGCACTTTGTTGATACTATAAAACCACCTGAAGAGGCTAAAACTAATAGACTGTGGAAAGTTCAGCCAGTGATCGACACAGTAAGAAGAAGATGTCACAGTTTGCCTCGTAGCTTTAACTACTACAGTATTGATGAGCAAATGATCCATTTTACTGGGCGTTGCAAACTGAAGCAATATATTAAAGGAAAACCAAGGCCTGTAGGTCTTAAAAACTTTATCATGACCTCAGCATCAAGTATAGTGTTGGATCTTGAAATTTATCAAGGGGCTACTACACTTCTGGGTGATAAGTCATTAGGATTAGGCCCTTCTGTTATTTTACGACTAACACAGACTCTCCCAcaaggaaattttgtttattttgatagGTACTTTAGCACAATTCCTCTCTTAGTAAAGCTTAAGGAGAAGGAAATTGAGGCTACTGGCACAATAATGGTAAACAGAATTAAGAATGTTAATTTGAAAGAGGGAAGAATGAAAAGAGGAGAGTGCCATTCATATGTTAGAGCAGATGAAGCTGTAGTAATTACTGAGTGGCAGGACAGTCAGAGGGTTGTGATAGCATCCACTTGTGCTGGAATTGAGCCAAAATGTAAAGTTCAAAGGTGGTGTAAGCAGGAGGGCCACTATCTTGATGTAGATTGCCCTTTTGTAATTGAGCAGTACAATGCCAATATGGGTGGCATAGACATTCATGACCAGCAGGTTGAGTGTTACCGAACGTGGTTCACAACCAGAAAATGGACATTCAAGTGCTTGCTGCATTTCATAGACCTTTCAGTGGCCAACTGCTGGTTTCTCTACAGAGAGCACTGTAGTGAAAACCAGACTGCCAAAAAGAACATTATGGATCTGTTGAAATTTAGAATGTCCCTAGCTGAGGCTCTTCTGTCATGTCAAGACAGAAAGAGGAGAGCTGAAGAGTTTGAAACACCGTTAGATGATACGTTAAGTACCTCCACAAAGGTAAAAGTTTACAAACCCCATCTGAAACCAGGTTTGGACAAGTGA
- the LOC126457829 gene encoding transcription termination factor 5, mitochondrial isoform X1: MMALNRNPVPMNAAFFVLSLHGKGRSKLNIFHSRYYRVEGRINALKNILDCNYSQAYTVFKKYRQLSNASVENMVKTGALLDKLGVDKAEIYNYPELLTVPPVTVENRGMLLKEGGFQKIEAHILLNFIPLVRKRAALFKAYGYIPYETDIAQSFLSHTESPPPDIEPYVCTAPIEKATFADLHNSVLRYYLSWRLQIDQDRITKMMNTYKRFKYKSLRLMVRTLKILEDDIGFSREKILSNAYLIHSHPDNTLNTLRSIPTIGGIDTRIMLNNFPKIIMTNTETIEKILGYLKEHGISDVAIQRCPHVFTLSSETVRWRLEQLQEVPEFQALVKHPRVLRLVHYQNKAQSRLDHLHEAQVRCASLHVLCTSRKHFQKYVTEGSDRTKGMDIMYYLSSVLKIDETIIRHSMQLHPFYCHVPLVSIKSTLDLLLERGYTEQQILENVQLLLYPRSDVEDELNRLPCREELLPEHLCVDSEDFCILKDHHLGLCLYFLERRHHFTGNGVWPTNAHKHKALSAGSVEEIDLA, from the exons attGCAATTATAGTCAAGCTTACACTGTTTTCAAAAAATACAGACAGCTAAGTAATGCTAGTGTTGAGAATATGGTGAAAACTGGTGCATTATTGGAT AAGTTAGGGGTTGATAAAGCTGAAATTTATAATTATCCAGAGCTACTAACAGTGCCTCCTGTAACAGTTGAGAACCGTGGCATGCTTCTTAAGGAAGGTGGATTTCAAAAGATTGAAGCACATATTTTACTAAA CTTCATACCTCTGGTTCGGAAACGAGCAGCGCTCTTCAAAGCATATGGTTATATACCATATGAGACTGATATAGCTCAGTCATTTTTGTCACATACTGAATCTCCACCACCAGACATAGAACCATATGTGTGCACAGCACCTATTGAGAAAGCAACTTTTGCTGATCTTCATAATTCTGTATTACGGTATTACCTCTCATGGCGTCTTCAAATTGATCAGGACAGGATAACCAAAATGATGAACACATATAAACGCTTCAAGTACAAAAGTCTGCGGTTGATGGTACGCACATTGAAAATACTTGAAGATGACATTGGGTTTTCTCGTGAAAAG ATTCTCAGTAATGCCTACTTAATTCACAGTCATCCTGACAACACACTGAACACATTGAGATCAATACCAACAATTGGCGGTATTGACACAAGGATTATGCTGAATAATTTTCCAAAGATTATCATGACAAACACAGAGACAATAGAGAAAATATTGGGATATTTGAAA GAGCACGGAATCTCAGATGTGGCAATCCAACGCTGCCCACATGTATTTACACTCAGCAGTGAGACGGTTCGTTGGCGTTTAGAGCAGTTACAGGAGGTACCTGAATTTCAAGCACTGGTGAAACATCCTCGAGTGTTACGTCTGGTTCACTATCAAAACAAAGCTCAGAGTCGCTTAGACCACCTCCATGAAGCTCAAGTGCGTTGTGCTAGTCTACATGTTCTCTGCACATCACGAAAGCACTTTCAGAA GTACGTGACTGAGGGATCAGACAGGACAAAAGGAATGGATATAATGTATTATCTGTCCTCGGTACTGAAAATAGATGAAACAATCATTCGCCATTCCATGCAGCTGCATCCTTTTTATTGTCATGTGCCACTTGTGAGCATAAAGAGCACATTAGATCTTCTTTTGGAACGGGGCTATACCGAGCAACAGATTTTAGAGAATGTGCAGCTTCTTCTCTATCCAAG ATCTGATGTGGAAGATGAACTGAATAGATTGCCATGTCGAGAGGAGCTGTTACCTGAACATTTGTGTGTGGACTCAGAAGATTTTTGTATTTTGAAGGACCACCACCTTGGACTGTGTTTGTACTTCCTAGAAAGGAGGCATCACTTCACAGGAAACGGAGTTTGGCCAACAAATGCCCATAAGCATAAAGCTCTTTCTGCTGGTTCAGTTGAAGAGATTGACTTAGCTTAA
- the LOC126457829 gene encoding transcription termination factor 5, mitochondrial isoform X2, producing MAKEGLNSIYFTQDITESKGESTLLKIFWKLGVDKAEIYNYPELLTVPPVTVENRGMLLKEGGFQKIEAHILLNFIPLVRKRAALFKAYGYIPYETDIAQSFLSHTESPPPDIEPYVCTAPIEKATFADLHNSVLRYYLSWRLQIDQDRITKMMNTYKRFKYKSLRLMVRTLKILEDDIGFSREKILSNAYLIHSHPDNTLNTLRSIPTIGGIDTRIMLNNFPKIIMTNTETIEKILGYLKEHGISDVAIQRCPHVFTLSSETVRWRLEQLQEVPEFQALVKHPRVLRLVHYQNKAQSRLDHLHEAQVRCASLHVLCTSRKHFQKYVTEGSDRTKGMDIMYYLSSVLKIDETIIRHSMQLHPFYCHVPLVSIKSTLDLLLERGYTEQQILENVQLLLYPRSDVEDELNRLPCREELLPEHLCVDSEDFCILKDHHLGLCLYFLERRHHFTGNGVWPTNAHKHKALSAGSVEEIDLA from the exons AAGTTAGGGGTTGATAAAGCTGAAATTTATAATTATCCAGAGCTACTAACAGTGCCTCCTGTAACAGTTGAGAACCGTGGCATGCTTCTTAAGGAAGGTGGATTTCAAAAGATTGAAGCACATATTTTACTAAA CTTCATACCTCTGGTTCGGAAACGAGCAGCGCTCTTCAAAGCATATGGTTATATACCATATGAGACTGATATAGCTCAGTCATTTTTGTCACATACTGAATCTCCACCACCAGACATAGAACCATATGTGTGCACAGCACCTATTGAGAAAGCAACTTTTGCTGATCTTCATAATTCTGTATTACGGTATTACCTCTCATGGCGTCTTCAAATTGATCAGGACAGGATAACCAAAATGATGAACACATATAAACGCTTCAAGTACAAAAGTCTGCGGTTGATGGTACGCACATTGAAAATACTTGAAGATGACATTGGGTTTTCTCGTGAAAAG ATTCTCAGTAATGCCTACTTAATTCACAGTCATCCTGACAACACACTGAACACATTGAGATCAATACCAACAATTGGCGGTATTGACACAAGGATTATGCTGAATAATTTTCCAAAGATTATCATGACAAACACAGAGACAATAGAGAAAATATTGGGATATTTGAAA GAGCACGGAATCTCAGATGTGGCAATCCAACGCTGCCCACATGTATTTACACTCAGCAGTGAGACGGTTCGTTGGCGTTTAGAGCAGTTACAGGAGGTACCTGAATTTCAAGCACTGGTGAAACATCCTCGAGTGTTACGTCTGGTTCACTATCAAAACAAAGCTCAGAGTCGCTTAGACCACCTCCATGAAGCTCAAGTGCGTTGTGCTAGTCTACATGTTCTCTGCACATCACGAAAGCACTTTCAGAA GTACGTGACTGAGGGATCAGACAGGACAAAAGGAATGGATATAATGTATTATCTGTCCTCGGTACTGAAAATAGATGAAACAATCATTCGCCATTCCATGCAGCTGCATCCTTTTTATTGTCATGTGCCACTTGTGAGCATAAAGAGCACATTAGATCTTCTTTTGGAACGGGGCTATACCGAGCAACAGATTTTAGAGAATGTGCAGCTTCTTCTCTATCCAAG ATCTGATGTGGAAGATGAACTGAATAGATTGCCATGTCGAGAGGAGCTGTTACCTGAACATTTGTGTGTGGACTCAGAAGATTTTTGTATTTTGAAGGACCACCACCTTGGACTGTGTTTGTACTTCCTAGAAAGGAGGCATCACTTCACAGGAAACGGAGTTTGGCCAACAAATGCCCATAAGCATAAAGCTCTTTCTGCTGGTTCAGTTGAAGAGATTGACTTAGCTTAA